Proteins encoded within one genomic window of Arachis ipaensis cultivar K30076 chromosome B08, Araip1.1, whole genome shotgun sequence:
- the LOC107613751 gene encoding uncharacterized protein LOC107613751: MLGIAACMVVVSVVIYAYKRIMPPPPKGPPVITSPRIKLRDGRHLAYSERGVQRENATYKVILVHGYDSSKDIYLPLSQEVMAELGLYIVTYDRAGYGESDPNPKRNVKSEAFDIQELAEQLHLGSKFYLIGMSIGTYPVWACLKYIPHRLAGVSLVVPVINFWWPYFPPKLVKREFEKQLKRDQWKLRIAHYAPGFVLYWWMTQKFFPRDSISERHPILLNKRDLETMQQMSQVPMPNQHKIRQQGEYESLYRDMMVHFGDWEFDPMELQNPFPQNDEASYVYLWQGHEDKLVPFQLQRFLARQLPWIRYHEVPDGGHFIIHEKYLCEAIFRELLLGEQPKIN, translated from the exons ATGCTGGGAATAGCAGCATGTATGGTGGTAGTGAGTGTTGTAATTTATGCATATAAAAGAATAATGCCTCCTCCACCAAAGGGTCCTCCTGTTATTACTTCACCAAGAATTAAGCTGAGAGATGGTAGACACTTGGCTTATAGCGAGAGGGGGGTCCAGAGAGAAAATGCTACATACAAGGTCATTCTTGTTCATGGCTATGATAGCTCCAAGGATATCTATTTGCCTCTTTCTCAA GAAGTGATGGCAGAGCTGGGTTTGTACATTGTGACATATGACAGAGCAGGGTATGGAGAAAGTGATCCAAATCCAAAGCGCAATGTGAAGAGTGAAGCATTTGATATTCAAGAACTTGCTGAGCAGTTGCACCTGGGTTCTAAATTCTATCTTATTGGGATGTCCATTGGAACATACCCTGTCTGGGCCTGTCTCAAATACATACCCCACAG GCTAGCTGGTGTGTCACTAGTAGTTCCTGTGATAAATTTCTGGTGGCcttattttcctccaaaattggTGAAGCGGGAATTTGAGAAGCAACTTAAAAGGGACCAATGGAAACTGCGGATTGCCCACTATGCCCCTGGATTTGTGCTTTATTGGTGGATGACCCAGAAGTTCTTCCCTCGTGATTCTATATCTGAGAGACACCCTATACTTCTTAACAAACGAGACCTGGAAACTATGCAGCAAATGTCACAAGTACCTATGCCCAATCAG CATAAGATACGGCAGCAAGGTGAATATGAATCCTTGTATCGAGATATGATGGTGCATTTTGGAGACTGGGAATTTGACCCTATGGAGCTTCAAAATCCATTCCCACAAAATGATGAGGCTTCTTATGTGTATCTATGGCAGGGTCATGAAGACAAGCTTGTTCCATTTCAGCTACAAAGGTTCCTTGCAAGGCAACTACCTTGGATAAGGTACCATGAAGTTCCGGATGGTGGACATTTCATCATTCATGAAAAGTACTTGTGTGAAGCTATTTTTAGAGAACTTTTGCTTGGAGAACAACcaaaaattaattaa
- the LOC107613752 gene encoding CEN-like protein 2: MMMASSNAFSSSDPLTIGRVIGDVVDDFTETVKMTVTYNNKHVYNGFEFFPSSISAKPRVHIHGGDLRSSFTLIMTDPDVPGPSDPYLREHLHWMVTDIPGTTDATFGKEVIKYEMPKPNIGIHRFVLVLYKQKRRQTVSKVPNSRDLFNTRKFVVENDLGTPVAAVFFNAQRETACRKR, encoded by the exons aTGATGATGGCTTCATCAAATGCATTTTCATCATCAGATCCACTTACTATAGGGAGGGTGATTGGAGATGTAGTCGATGATTTCACAGAAACCGTGAAAATGACAGTCACTTACAACAACAAGCATGTCTACAATGGCTTTGAGTTCTTCCCTTCTTCAATTTCCGCTAAGCCTAGGGTTCACATTCATGGAGGCGACTTGAGATCCTCTTTCACTCTG ATTATGACAGATCCAGATGTTCCTGGTCCTAGTGACCCATACTTAAGAGAACACTTACACTG GATGGTGACTGATATCCCAGGGACAACGGATGCAACATTTG GAAAGGAGGTGATAAAGTATGAGATGCCAAAGCCAAACATAGGAATACATAGATTTGTTTTGGTGCTTTACAAGCAGAAGAGGAGGCAAACAGTGAGCAAGGTTCCCAATTCAAGGGACCTCTTCAACACAAGGAAATTCGTAGTTGAAAATGATCTTGGAACTCCTGTGGCTGCTGTCTTCTTCAATGCTCAAAGAGAAACCGCTTGTAGGAAGCGCTGA